The sequence below is a genomic window from Caloramator mitchellensis.
ACTTTAATAAACTCAATCGAATCTTTTTTGGGATGTTTACACACATATGTGGGAGTATTGATAATTTCTATTATTTTGTCACCATATTTCTGATAATCATTAGGATGCTTTATTTTCATGTGTTCTATGTTTGATTCACCTAATATAATTTCTGTCCCTTCTTTAATATCAATTCCTAACATATCAATTATTTTCTTGTTTAGAAATCCAACAATTTTATGATTACTCATATCCCTAACCCCCACAAATAACTATAACAATCTTAACATAAAATAAATGTAAATACTATGGAAAATTATAGTTTTTAAAAAAAGAGCCAGTTTCCTGGCTCCTTATTACGCATATAATTTAAATTTGCTAACTAATGCCTTAACCCTTTCTCTTGCTGGAGTTAGGTCTGCATCTCTGTTTTCTATTACCCAATTGATAATATCCGCTATTTCAACCATTTCTTCTTTTCCGAAGCCTCTAGTTGTAACAGCTGGTGTTCCTATTCTTATGCCACTTGTTACAAATGGACTCTCTGGGTCAAATGGTATTGTATTCTTATTAACTGTTATTCCTATTTCATCAAGAAGGTGCTCTGCGTCCTTTCCTGTAATTTTTTTGTTTCTTAAATCAACAAGCATAAGGTGATTATCTGTTCCACCAGAAACAAGGTTAAATCCTCTGTCCATTAGAGCATTTGCTAAAGCCTTAGCATTTTCTACAACTCTTTTTTGATATTCCTTAAATTCATCGCTCATGGCTTCCTTAAAGCACACAGCCTTAGCAGCTATAACATGTTCAAGTGGGCCTCCCTGAATTCCTGGGAATATAGTTTTGTCGATAAGCTTTGTATATTGTTCCTTACAAAGTATTGCTCCACCTCTTGGTCCTCTTAAAGTCTTGTGAGTTGTAGTTGTAACAAAATCTGCATATTCAACTGGGTTTGGATGAAGTCCAGCTGCAACTAATCCTGCAATATGTGCCATATCGACCATCATATATGCACCAACTTCATCGCAAATCTCTCTTATCTTCTTGAAGTCAATTATTCTTGGGTAAGCACTTGCACCTGAAACTATCATTTTTGGCTTTTCTTCTATAGCCATCTTTCTTAATTCATCATAATCAATGAATCCATTTTCATTTACTCCGTATGATATAAACTTAAATAATTTACCTGAGAAATTTACTGGACTTCCATGTGTTAAATGACCACCATGGGAAAGATTCATTCCAAGAACCTTGTCTCCTGGCTCTAAAACA
It includes:
- a CDS encoding PBECR2 nuclease fold domain-containing protein, which gives rise to MSNHKIVGFLNKKIIDMLGIDIKEGTEIILGESNIEHMKIKHPNDYQKYGDKIIEIINTPTYVCKHPKKDSIEFIKVFINENNDHVLVAVRASGKGILYVRTLFVMSLDKVEKYKSKGAFKYYD
- the glyA gene encoding serine hydroxymethyltransferase, producing MSLEHVKRIDSEVYEYILKEMERQENKIELIASENFTSKAVMEAQGSQLTNKYAEGYPGKRYYGGCEYVDVVEDLARERLKKIFGADHANVQPHSGSQANMAVYMAVLEPGDKVLGMNLSHGGHLTHGSPVNFSGKLFKFISYGVNENGFIDYDELRKMAIEEKPKMIVSGASAYPRIIDFKKIREICDEVGAYMMVDMAHIAGLVAAGLHPNPVEYADFVTTTTHKTLRGPRGGAILCKEQYTKLIDKTIFPGIQGGPLEHVIAAKAVCFKEAMSDEFKEYQKRVVENAKALANALMDRGFNLVSGGTDNHLMLVDLRNKKITGKDAEHLLDEIGITVNKNTIPFDPESPFVTSGIRIGTPAVTTRGFGKEEMVEIADIINWVIENRDADLTPARERVKALVSKFKLYA